ATTTGAATAGAGCCATGTTGACCTCCCGATGACACCTAACTAAAAATAGTTTGTAATTATAATATCAATAAGATCAAATTTATATGAACTTGAATTCAAaactattattaaaaaaatattattttgaattcaagttggTTATATTTTTAAGATGACATGTAGATCTGGAAAATCTCGTTAAGACCTCATCGTCAATTGATTTTTCGATATCCATGAAGTTAGATGACTATCTTTATATATAATAatgctaaaataatttttatttttataaaattagaaTATTGATTTCGAAGAAATAAGTAATGCTATGACATGATATCGCAATGTTGTTTTGGCTGATGATACAAAAAAGTACCATGACAACACGGCGGGTACGTCGAGCAAGCCCCAAGCTTGGACGTTTCGTCAGGCGCCGCCCCATATCGTCAATCTTGTCATGTCACGACCGATTTCCACCGACACGCTATTCTCTGGCGAAGCACCCGGCGTCAACGTTGCCACCACAGCAGGAGGGAAGCATGAGCTGCAACTGATGTCTGCTTCCGGCGAGCCACTACGCGGTCAAGCAATGCACCCGGCGTCAACGTTGCCACCACGGCAGGAGGGAAGCATGAGCTGTAACTGATGTCTGCTTCTGGTAAGCCACTACGCGGTCAAGCACACGAGTTAAACGTGGACGACGAAGACGAGGAGGACGAAGAGGACAGTAGCGAAGAAGATTAAAATTGGATGCAGGATTTTACGAGGAGAGGGCTCTTCTCCCTTTTCCATCTTTGTTCCCCTTCTTATTCTACCTCCTCCTCCCCATTTGTTGCTGGTACTTGATGTATCGTTCCATTCAGTTTCATAACAAAGCAGAGTGGCCTGCAGCCATGATAAACCATTCTTCGTGCGAGTGTAGTGCTGCTTCGATgcgggtggcggtggcggcgagGGACTGGGTCAGTTGCAGGGGAGGAGACGACGTGGTGCGAGGCTCCGCCTCTAGGTAGGACGCGGGACCCACTCCTCCTTTTACTCTTCCTTGTCCAAAACCGTGGACGGGGCACTGTTCCGCACTTGCGCTCTGGCGTGGGATCACCCACGCATCTTGTTTTGGTGCCTTCCGTTCCGCCGACCACGTAAACTAGGCAGGATGGGCCAGTATAGGTGGGCGGGCATCCATCACTTTGTCGCCTTCATATTTGCTCCAAATGTGGTGGTTACGTTAACGGGATCTTCCCATGAAATCAACTACCAGCCGGCCGTGTTGTGAGTTGATCTTTTTGTCTTGTTTGTTCTGCAACCTTCTTATCTTCGAGTCGACGCGCATCCATGGATTCGTCCCTGCAGCAGGATCTGGCTTTTCCCCACCCAGTTACTGATATGGTATCTAATGCTGACTGGAATTACAGCATGACGAACGTGATAGAGCAACTGCGAGGTCAGCTTACAGGCCCCTTCTCCTTGATCTTTATTTTGTTTGAAACGGGTGATAATGTCTTTCGTAGTTTTAATCACACCTACAATGAAGTTGTTGGGTTTGGAAATTGCTACGCTGCCATCTTTCAACTTTTGACTGGTTGAAAAGGCTAGGAATATTCGTCTGATAAAAAAAGATGTGGCTCTTCTGATTATGTTGGGACATAGTTGCTTTCAGTGTGACCTCTCTACTAAGATTTGGAGGCTTACTCAAGATCGAATGAATATTCAATTTGAATTCTTTATATACCAATGTAGGGATGCTTGGATTAAAGAACTTGTTGAGTTCTTTAATGATTGGAGGAAAAAAGCTTCAATGATTGGGTAGTATATGCTGGTTCGGTTGTATATTGGTTAAGAACTTGATGAGTTGAGATGAACAGATGAAACCGATTGAGCTTATAAATGATTTTCAAGATATTCTGAATTAGTTGAAATTAAAATTCTATTGATAGATGAGTTGTGGACTTGTATTCTCCTTGGTACCTTACTTGATAGTTGGATAATTTTGGtataattatgattttaataataAGTTTTCGtaatgaaagaaaaattaaaagaaaaaacttgTAATAGAAAAGAGGAAGAGACAATATGAGAAGTCCTAAAGATTTTAAAATCATGGTAAATAAAGATCGAAGGTTCAAATTTCAAATTAAGAATGAAATATATCATTGTGGTAAATTAAGCTCAATGAATCTATTGGTGACATTATCTAATGAGATAACTGACCTACCAACTTTGTTAAACTGAAACTAGTGGATATATACCCGTTAGACTATAAGTCAATGATATAATCTTGaaatatcaatattttgattagtTAAAACTATCAATGTCTTATTTTGTtcatgagaaaaatatgaatttaagAAAATCTCCATTAATGATACTTCATgtgaaaatgagtttaattggctAAAATTATGAATAATTTGTTTTGcttataagaaaaataaaattaaaaaatctatatttatgatactaaacatGAAAATATGATAGACATTTAGAGTCACACATGATAGAAGGCTCGTGACATGTCCTCCAATCATATCATGGTAGTCCTGTACTTTGAGCCTTTCATTATGCCCTTTGCTATGTCAACTGAATAACAATAATAGATTAAAATTATCTAATATAAAATACTCTACAATTGAATTGGTAAGTAAAATCATTTTAAAAAGTTTGGATCtagaaattattataatttagtaAGTCAAAGATACAAGTGATTTTACACTTGAAGAATTCATAAAGATATTAATAATTGATATACCCATTAGACCTATATAAATCAGTCCAAATTCTTATTTGATTTTGATGTGGGACTACACCAGGttacatatatattaaatttatagatATTATCAATGGATTaaattaatttgataaaaattaCTCTATCATTGACTTGGTAAGTAAAATTACTTACAAAAAATTAAGATCTagatatgatcacaattcaacaaGTAGTCAAAAAACACAAGTGATATTTCACTTGAAAAACTCATAGggttattgatgacatataagaTGATATACAAGACAtgtgagaaagaagaagaaagcctactcaattaaataaacaaaatgatacTTAAGGTAAGATAAAATAAATCTAGTGAACTAAAAGTAGAATAATGATCCATTAGAGAAGTGATAAAGTACCTTTATAACCTTTGAAAATAAGATAAGTGATCCATCTGAAACTTCTTTATCAcatgaagaaaaatatataatGAGCTAAAAATAGTTTGTTTAAAAATATAGTCATGATAAATAAAATCTAGAACATGATAAATCAAAGTCTACATCTCGTAAACATGCATTAATTATCTTTGAtacctttttgtttttcttgactAGCTTATTGTTCATTTAAATGTCTATTCACCTCCTCTATCAACACCACTATTATAGAATCCAAGTCTTGTCTATATAATTAGAAAAGAATTAAAGTGAAAAtacttataataattaaaaaatgatagtaagaaaaaaaaaaaaaaaaaaaaagacttaccATCATCTAGTGCCTTAAAACTTCATTAGTGAGCTTTAGGAAAATCACATCTTGGACAAAGGTTGTAACCTTCTCAAAATCCTATGATTGGCTTGTACATATCTAACATCTACTAACGGTTACCGATATCCTTATCAAATGGGTTGGACAATCACTCGACTACCATGAATTAGTTAAAAGAAGGGATACAATATGATGTTCACTCCTTTGTAACTCTTATCTATGAGATATTTCTTATCTCGAGACATCTTGAGACAAAGACAAAGCAGGAAAGCAATATGACTAAGTATTGACTTTTCTCGTTAACGTCATAGAGGACTCTCCCCGAGACATCTTTTTCACTGCTCTACGTTTCTACCATTGCTCCACATCATTTGAGGGCATTGCAAAAGCTAAAGATATAGTCTCAATAGCAACTTAGGGGGGCCTCTTATTTTGATGACCTTAAGATCTTGGATCCATTCCttgaattatttataaaatttttaggatTTCAACAAGCTTTTCAACAAGTTTCTCAACTTGCTTTGCCTCATGATTGATTAGCCCTAAAGCTCTTTAAGGAGTAACAGAGGCTATCAATagtaactcttttttttttttaactttcatAATGCTTGAGGCTCCTCGAAGCCTAAAACAAGTTATAGCTATGACTAGTATATTTTCTAGTAGTATTGAAAGATAGTGCAAAAAAAATTGTCATTCAAGTGGCACACACCTATGAAGACAACCAAATTGAGTTAGGAATTTGATGCAATTTGAATACGAGTCATTCACTAATAATTAAGGATTTCATCCTAAAATGATAGAGTATATATATTCAGGGCCACATTGGCTTATATTGATGTTGCTTGACAATGGAGCTAATAACTAGTATCTGAAAGTAATTAGATACTTCTCCTAGGAAGTCTCTACATCAACCTCCTAAATCTCATAGTCGTAAAATTATCCTATCCTATAAATAGACATGTCTATCTTCTCTACACCTATATTTTATAGAGGTAACCAAGTTATAAAATCTTAGGTAAGCAAGTTATAAAATCTTAGTCTCTTAGAGATGGAGGACAACTAATAGATGTTCTAACTCCTAAATCTCGGAGCCCCTAAACCAATCCATCCTTTAGATGAATATATCTATCTTTTCTATACCTATATTTCATAGAGGAGGAAGAGTTACACAAACCTGGGCCTCTTGATGTAGAGGACAAGTAACACCTTTAAGagggataattcaaattttggctctTTTAGATGGAGTTATGAGGATCATTGTCCTAAACTCTTTTGATAAATAAGACATTAGAATTTGACAAATATAGACTCATGCTAAACTAGCCAATGATTTTGTCGTTTGGCTTCTCCGATAATAAACTTTGTTAGCTTGGTAGAATTATTACAAAAAGATGTCAAGATTCAAATAATACAAAATCACTTTGGTACCATGTCACTATCAAATCATAATGACATAttcaatatcaaaataaaaaatattctttataaTCATATAGACTTAGGGGCTCTTttataatgatatattatttttatttatttttctttaatatgTTATTATTCTCCTTACGTTATATAAAATTTTCTCCTTATAGAGGGAGACAAAAAGAAGCTTTTTCAACCTTGTTTCAAAAATCTCTCATCCCCTCATTCATTAAACTCACATAACTCATACTATCTTATATTTAAGACTTAAGAATCGGAGAAAGATTAACCAAGAAGCCTCCAATAACTTTTATTTTGTAATTTCTCTTCACATAGCTCATACTATCTAGTAACTTTTGAGACACTCAAAAAAAGGAATAAGATTAATTCCACTAATGCTTGGACATTATATTAGCTTTGATTCAATCTATTTGTTGAAaactagataaatttaaaattttacatcaaataagATGCAAAATTTATGGTGACGTTAATTTCGGAATGATGGGTGAATATTTCACATATTTATTAAAAGTTTAATATAGAAAAGATATGACATGCTTTATGTTGTTGCGTTACATCACTCGAATAAGATCACAATTCGTTATAGCATTGCTAGAATCATCAGATTTGACGATCGGTGACGACGATGGGGCTTCTCACCACATGCTTATCTGAAATCCATCTCAATTTTCCTTCAACGGAGTTGACTGGGCGACCCGTCCACTTGGCGCTGACTGTGAAACTCTTCCTCTCATTCACTTGGGTGAAATTGAGGATTTGAGGCTCAACAGTGAGAAACACGGTGTCGGGCACGTTCACCTTCACCTTGTAGCTCGAGTTCGTGGGTCCCACGTTGGTGACTGTCCTACTCACAGTGTGGGTGATGTTCCTTGGGGTAAGCGTGATGGTGGGATAGTTGAGTTGTGCTTCGGTGAGGTTCTTGACTGTCTCACATTTAATGGATCTGCCACGAACAATGGCCTTGGCACCAGCGTCTCCATACTTGCCACAAATGTAGGCGATGTAGTCATCGATGTCCAAGTCGTAGACGAGACCGGGATCAACTGCTTTTGAGGGATTGACGTGTCCGGCGCCCATTGCATAGAAGCTGGCCGACCCACGCTGTTCGTCCTGGATGAACCTCCCCTGTCGGTCTTTGTCGTCGGAGGTGGTCATGATGGCTGATTTGATCGCCGCCGCCGACCAGTCGGGATGCAAACTTTTTACGAGTGCAGCGATCCCGCTCAGATGAGGGGCTGCCATGGAGGTACCGGACTGGATTACAAAGGTATCATTAGCTGTTCGTCGGTCGATCCACGCCGCAAGAATGTTGACACCAGGTCCGGAAATATCAGGTTTTATGATGGAATAGCATTCCCGGGCAGGACCCCTCGAGGAGAAATGAGCGATGGCGGGAGCAGGAGTTACTCCAAGAACCGTGCCTCTGAAGGAAATGGTTGCCGTCGCATTGGACGTTGAATTCACATATGTTATAATTGGATTGCCGTCGTTGAAGGGAACCGATGCCGTCGGGAAGTTGCAGGTGCGGTCAACCATGGTGTAGCCTTCTTCATCAAGGTTGACGACAATCATGCCGATGCCGCCTGCAGCCTTAACATTAGCCGCCTTACCTGTACAAATCAAGTCGTCGGCCTGGCAGACGGCCACCTTACCCTTGACTTTCTCGCTGACAGTATAGCAATTATGGTAGTCGTAACTTGTGTCAGTTATGAATAAAGGAACAGGGCCTTCAGGAAAGTTTGGTGGCTGGTCCACAGATTCCGCGTTGATCTTGCGCCCGTCACCCAGCTCCACGGTGGCTTGCAGGCTTCTGTCCATGGTAGTTGCCGCCACGGTAAGAACCCATGGCGCTACACTGGACAGGGTAGACTTGAATGGCCCGTCATTACCAGCGGAACAACTCACGAAAACTCCTTTCTCAACAGAAGCACGAAAGGCAGCAATGGAGACGGGATCCTGATCAAAACGGGTGGGAGATCCTCCCAGAGACATGGAGATCACGTCGACACCATCTTTAACGGCAGCGTCGAACCCGGCCACTACAGCTGATTCCGAGCATCCGTCGTCGTTGCACACCTTGTAGATAGCTAGATGAGCGTGTGGTGCGGTCCCGGCTGCAGTGCCACGAGCTAAGCCAAACGCGCTGGCGTTGCGCACAAAGTTCCCAGCTGCGGTGCTTGAAGTATGGGTTCCATGCCCGTATACATCGATGGGTGGTTTTGCAGTATCACCAGCAACCAAATTCTTGGCACCGATGAGCTTGTTGTTGCAGCCGGTCTTGAGGTTGCACGAACCTTTCCATTTgccaggcggcggcggcggcggcaccccGCGGTCATCAAAGGAAGGGTGATTGGGCGTTATACCAGAGTCGAGGACTCCGATGATGACCCCCTTGCCTAGGCCGGAAGCCTGCCATAGTCCTTGGCCTACTTTAAGGCCGAGGAAGTCCGCCGTATGCGTGGTGTGAAGAGGCAAGACACGGTCCGGGTGTGCCCGCAGGAAGCCCTCCTTCTTTGCCATATTCTTCACCTCCTCCTCCGTTAGCTTTGCGGCGAATCCGCTGAAGACCTCACTGTAGGAGTGGAGCAAGCGCTCGGAGTTGTCGTTAGACTCCGGCAGGAAGGACTTGTACCATATCTTCAGACTCTCTTCATCCAAGCTCGCAGTTGGCGTTTCCAGTTGAATGATGTAAGTCCGTGGCTGCTCGGTCTCATGGTTAGGAGTGTTGTGACAGAAGGCAACGAAGGGATTCTTCGATAAGAATGGAACGAGAGCAAGGAGGACAAAAGAAATCCATGGTGCATGAAAGTTCTCCATGCCGATGAAGcaagcaggagagagagagagagagatagagatgatgatgatgatgaaggacCTCCTCTTGTTAACCTTTCGATACAGCTGCCATGTACACAGAGAAACAAAAGGACCTATGGATGGGAAATAATCATCACATCATATTTGCGATCAAAAGAGATCGTTTCTgtaataattatgataaaatgTAGAATGCAATCATCACATAATATTTGTGATCAAAAGAGATCATTTCTGCTAATAATATTTGTGATTAAAGGAAAAGTTTCTTGTATAAGAAACTTTTCCTTTAAATCTTATTTGGAATACGAAGATAAAGTATCATAATGTTGATTTAAGAGTGTTATTCTTCCTTTGTGACCTCCATTTGGCAAATTATGTTACTTAGAAAGAGGTTAGCAGGGGACAGATTGGAAATAATAGGAGGATTTATCATAGTAGTAGAATGAATGCATAGAAAATTtgcccaaaaacaaaaaaaaagacgaataggatatttatagatGCAAGATTTGACTCGATTTGCctgcataaaaataaaaagaaacttaATAAACTTCTAAGCATGGGCTAATTCCCAGTTTACATTCTAATTAGGGCAACGACAGTAAGGCTGTGTGATAATAGCGTGTTGTTTTTGGTTGAtaacttgataattatggatcatTGGCCATAATTATGCTGTCAGATTTTTTAGAATTTTGAATTCACAATCGAATTTAGATTTCCACCACTAGAAAGTAACTGTTACGAGTACCACACCTTTGCTCTATTTGTCTGTTGGATAAATGaatttataaaagaaaattaaaattaaattaggtGAAGGCACTTTAAGATATGTCTAATcccaaaatgataaaaaaaaattattttaaataagataatatgatttttttttaatgaatttagaCATTAAATGATAAAAGGTGACTCATTGACACCTTTCAAAAGTTAAGGCAGAATCAGATTTTTTAGGTATGTGGAATTTGGAGCTAACTTTGGTCCTCTCAATGCCTATCTTAAACTTAGTCTTAGGAGTTAATTGGGTCTGATGTGGGATCATGTAAGAATTATGTTAGGGGCATATCAGACAGGTGCTCTTCTTGTGCCTAAATTAgtgagtagaaaaaaaaaatttatagaatTTAGAGAATTCGCTTGAGTTAAGATACCTTGAGCCTCGAGCTGTAGTAATCTTTGTAATTAAATAAAAAGTTAATTTAGGAGAATGATTTCATGAGATTATTTAAGCACTAATCGAAGGTCAAAAATCATTTGAACTATTAGATGTTATAGTTGACACTATTATGCCGACCATGTGAGCCACTCGTTTGATGCATCGGGTAGATAGGTTGTATGAATTGTTGTTGGGTTAGCGATGGTGATATGACGtgatatgatattatgatatCTATATGTTATATTTCTCATTTCATCTATCTCCTATTATGTTTTGACATATAAAGAGTATCAAGAAATAATGTCTTTATCTTTAGCCACATCACATGTGGTGAGGATCATAATTATAAATTTGGTTTATTCAGATATCATGGGTGCTTTAGCCTCGCTTGATTGTGTTAGACAATAGATATTTTGCTACCAAAGATGCTTGATAGGTGGATTCAATTGTATTAATA
This DNA window, taken from Musa acuminata AAA Group cultivar baxijiao chromosome BXJ3-7, Cavendish_Baxijiao_AAA, whole genome shotgun sequence, encodes the following:
- the LOC135642918 gene encoding subtilisin-like protease, producing the protein MENFHAPWISFVLLALVPFLSKNPFVAFCHNTPNHETEQPRTYIIQLETPTASLDEESLKIWYKSFLPESNDNSERLLHSYSEVFSGFAAKLTEEEVKNMAKKEGFLRAHPDRVLPLHTTHTADFLGLKVGQGLWQASGLGKGVIIGVLDSGITPNHPSFDDRGVPPPPPPGKWKGSCNLKTGCNNKLIGAKNLVAGDTAKPPIDVYGHGTHTSSTAAGNFVRNASAFGLARGTAAGTAPHAHLAIYKVCNDDGCSESAVVAGFDAAVKDGVDVISMSLGGSPTRFDQDPVSIAAFRASVEKGVFVSCSAGNDGPFKSTLSSVAPWVLTVAATTMDRSLQATVELGDGRKINAESVDQPPNFPEGPVPLFITDTSYDYHNCYTVSEKVKGKVAVCQADDLICTGKAANVKAAGGIGMIVVNLDEEGYTMVDRTCNFPTASVPFNDGNPIITYVNSTSNATATISFRGTVLGVTPAPAIAHFSSRGPARECYSIIKPDISGPGVNILAAWIDRRTANDTFVIQSGTSMAAPHLSGIAALVKSLHPDWSAAAIKSAIMTTSDDKDRQGRFIQDEQRGSASFYAMGAGHVNPSKAVDPGLVYDLDIDDYIAYICGKYGDAGAKAIVRGRSIKCETVKNLTEAQLNYPTITLTPRNITHTVSRTVTNVGPTNSSYKVKVNVPDTVFLTVEPQILNFTQVNERKSFTVSAKWTGRPVNSVEGKLRWISDKHVVRSPIVVTDRQI